The Nocardioides campestrisoli genome includes a window with the following:
- a CDS encoding helix-turn-helix transcriptional regulator encodes MSSRWVSLVGPPGCGKTFLLRHTLADHERVAWVNAAGLRSSDEVLAACLRELDAESAPGDSAEGALGRALDGSGSVLVVDGLELEHEDLGPLLQEVVEATSGGRLAVTARASSGQAHERVLRLGPLPVPGRGDPLTGPAVELLTARVAAAGGRTEDLLAHPDAVRRLLRATGGLPLIIEQTAVQIALLGAANAAPATTLSTAVQASYDLLRPQQQRCFRRLAQVPFPISIDVLAAITEVDRGCTGELAAALVRRSLVELLPDGRFDMLSPIRQHGASLGEEHGDGPATRRALVAWADSVAPEDTNFGAGDAPWLRDLPAMRAAIQAAASEPETRDLGYELANRVFSSLYTAMRAREAVEILEGVLVSGDGPGAIGAQVARRAGIAASEVRGTYEGLWLLDRADEHARAATDPGLELARTASIRAEMHLDAGDFTRARQEARRAIELDPSGRSIVRQATRTLVDVLVARGELAEAATLAARIIPTHDGNEERWISLSARTLLGRVALERGRLAEAEAAARTAIAESRQLAEDRVRLLAETLLRQVDPSAPVTTVDREVLPWAVRLPVLAQDARDLLEAGDASHAAGLAADVVVLADGSQLGRDGVEARLMLAHALLAEGDLVQAAHTFLAALERAASMPMPLRVADALDGLAGLAEETGQPEAPYLAAAAAQIRQHRQAAAWGLTARRRPTPARTFPAGWLEQGHLTPAGVAEVADLVLGRSAPVPSSGASPTSSALAALTKAELIVAERVADGLTSRQIAEELFVSPRTVDTHLTHIYRKLDINTRARLAAIVTDARR; translated from the coding sequence GTGTCCTCGCGCTGGGTCAGCCTCGTGGGGCCGCCTGGCTGCGGCAAGACCTTCCTGCTCAGGCACACGCTGGCCGACCACGAGCGCGTCGCCTGGGTCAACGCCGCGGGCCTGCGCAGCAGCGACGAGGTGCTGGCCGCGTGCCTGCGCGAGCTCGACGCGGAGTCCGCCCCCGGCGACAGCGCCGAGGGAGCCCTGGGCCGCGCCCTGGACGGGAGCGGGTCGGTCCTGGTGGTCGACGGCCTCGAGCTCGAGCACGAGGACCTCGGCCCGCTGCTCCAGGAGGTGGTGGAGGCGACCAGCGGCGGCCGGCTCGCCGTGACCGCCCGGGCCTCCTCGGGCCAGGCGCATGAGCGGGTCCTCCGCCTCGGCCCGCTGCCGGTCCCCGGCCGGGGCGACCCGCTCACCGGGCCCGCGGTCGAGCTGCTGACCGCCCGGGTGGCCGCCGCCGGCGGACGCACCGAGGACCTGCTGGCACACCCCGACGCCGTACGCCGCCTCCTGCGCGCGACCGGCGGGCTGCCGCTGATCATCGAGCAGACCGCGGTGCAGATCGCGCTGCTCGGCGCGGCCAACGCCGCCCCCGCGACCACCCTGTCCACCGCCGTCCAGGCCTCCTACGACCTGCTCCGCCCGCAGCAGCAGCGGTGCTTCCGCCGGCTGGCCCAGGTGCCGTTCCCGATCTCGATCGACGTCCTCGCCGCGATCACCGAGGTCGACCGGGGCTGCACCGGCGAGCTGGCGGCCGCCCTGGTCCGTCGCAGCCTGGTGGAGCTGCTGCCGGACGGCCGCTTCGACATGCTCTCCCCCATCCGTCAGCACGGCGCCTCCCTGGGCGAGGAGCACGGCGACGGCCCCGCCACCCGCCGGGCGCTGGTCGCGTGGGCCGACTCCGTCGCCCCCGAGGACACCAACTTCGGCGCGGGGGACGCGCCCTGGTTGCGCGACCTGCCGGCGATGCGGGCGGCGATCCAGGCCGCGGCCTCCGAGCCGGAGACACGGGACCTGGGCTACGAGCTGGCCAACCGGGTCTTCTCCTCCCTCTACACCGCTATGCGCGCCCGTGAGGCGGTGGAGATCCTGGAGGGGGTCCTGGTCAGTGGTGACGGTCCGGGGGCGATCGGCGCCCAGGTGGCCCGCCGCGCCGGCATCGCCGCCTCCGAGGTGCGCGGCACCTACGAGGGGCTGTGGCTGCTCGACCGTGCCGACGAGCACGCCCGGGCCGCGACGGACCCGGGGCTGGAGCTGGCGCGCACCGCCTCCATCCGGGCGGAGATGCACCTGGACGCCGGCGACTTCACCCGCGCCCGGCAGGAGGCACGCCGGGCGATCGAGCTCGACCCCAGCGGCCGCTCCATCGTCCGGCAGGCCACCCGCACCCTGGTCGACGTCCTGGTGGCGCGCGGCGAGCTCGCCGAGGCCGCGACCCTGGCGGCCCGGATCATCCCCACCCACGACGGCAACGAGGAGCGCTGGATCAGCCTCTCCGCCCGCACCCTGCTCGGCCGGGTCGCTCTGGAACGAGGCCGCCTGGCAGAGGCTGAGGCCGCGGCGCGCACCGCCATCGCGGAGTCCCGCCAGCTCGCCGAGGACCGGGTACGCCTGCTGGCCGAGACCCTGCTGCGGCAGGTCGACCCCTCGGCGCCGGTGACCACGGTCGACCGCGAGGTCCTCCCCTGGGCGGTGCGGCTCCCGGTCCTGGCCCAGGACGCACGGGACCTGCTGGAGGCCGGCGACGCCTCGCACGCCGCCGGCCTGGCGGCCGACGTGGTGGTCCTGGCCGACGGCAGTCAGCTCGGCCGCGACGGCGTCGAAGCCCGCCTCATGCTCGCTCACGCCCTGCTCGCCGAAGGCGACCTCGTGCAGGCTGCGCACACCTTCCTGGCCGCGCTGGAGCGGGCCGCCAGCATGCCGATGCCGCTGCGGGTCGCCGACGCCCTGGACGGGCTCGCCGGGCTCGCGGAGGAGACCGGGCAGCCCGAAGCCCCGTACCTGGCCGCCGCCGCGGCACAGATCCGTCAGCACCGCCAGGCGGCCGCGTGGGGGCTCACCGCCCGGCGCCGGCCGACGCCGGCCCGCACGTTCCCCGCCGGGTGGCTCGAGCAGGGCCACCTCACGCCCGCCGGGGTCGCGGAGGTCGCGGACCTGGTGCTGGGCCGGTCGGCTCCTGTCCCGTCCAGCGGGGCGTCGCCGACCTCCTCGGCGCTGGCCGCGCTGACGAAGGCCGAGCTCATCGTGGCCGAGCGGGTCGCCGACGGGTTGACCAGTCGGCAGATCGCCGAGGAGCTCTTCGTCTCCCCGCGCACGGTGGACACCCACCTGACGCACATCTACCGCAAGCTGGACATCAACACCCGGGCTCGGCTGGCCGCGATCGTGACCGACGCGCGGCGCTGA
- a CDS encoding 3-hydroxyacyl-CoA dehydrogenase NAD-binding domain-containing protein, translated as MTETAASHEQISSTLVLPYLNHALRMFAEGYASRADIDAAMRFGCGYPQGPLSTVEELGLESVRDQLAAMYADSGDELHRPAGLLESLVAAGGGTVESQDGAAVSAEPQLRHEIRTVGVVGTGTMASGIVEVFAKSGYDVVFVGRSQEKLDGVLALIAKSLDKAISRGKLDEATKGDVLGRLTGATEREALADVDLVVEAIAEDLAIKTELFGDLDRICKPGTILATTTSSLPISACAAATSRPEWVIGMHFFNPAPVMKLVEVVTTELTDADVDESVRALCAKVGKVAVSCGDRAGFIVNALLFPYLNDAVKMLESGQADMTTIDTAIKEQAGFPMGPFELLDVVGNDVSLAIQKELHAEFKHPGFAPAPMLETVVADGHLGRKTRRGFHDYS; from the coding sequence ATGACTGAGACCGCCGCCTCCCACGAGCAGATCAGCAGCACGCTGGTCCTGCCCTACCTGAACCACGCGCTCCGGATGTTCGCCGAGGGCTACGCCTCGCGCGCCGACATCGACGCGGCCATGCGCTTCGGCTGCGGCTACCCCCAGGGCCCCCTGAGCACCGTCGAGGAGCTGGGCCTGGAGAGCGTCCGGGACCAGCTGGCCGCGATGTACGCCGACTCCGGGGACGAGCTGCACCGGCCGGCGGGCCTGCTGGAGAGCCTGGTCGCCGCGGGCGGTGGCACGGTGGAGTCCCAGGACGGGGCTGCCGTCTCCGCGGAGCCGCAGCTGCGGCACGAGATCCGCACGGTCGGCGTGGTCGGCACCGGCACGATGGCCTCGGGCATCGTGGAGGTCTTCGCCAAGAGCGGCTACGACGTGGTCTTCGTCGGCCGCAGCCAGGAGAAGCTCGACGGGGTGCTCGCGCTGATCGCCAAGTCGCTGGACAAGGCGATCTCGCGCGGCAAGCTCGACGAGGCGACCAAGGGCGACGTGCTCGGCCGGCTCACCGGCGCGACCGAGCGCGAGGCCCTGGCGGACGTCGACCTCGTGGTCGAGGCGATCGCGGAGGACCTGGCGATCAAGACCGAGCTCTTCGGTGACCTGGACCGGATCTGCAAGCCGGGGACGATCCTCGCGACCACGACCTCCTCGCTGCCCATCTCCGCCTGTGCCGCTGCGACGTCGCGTCCGGAGTGGGTCATCGGCATGCACTTCTTCAACCCGGCGCCGGTGATGAAGCTGGTCGAGGTGGTCACCACCGAGCTCACCGACGCCGACGTGGACGAGAGCGTCCGGGCGCTGTGCGCCAAGGTCGGGAAGGTCGCGGTCTCCTGCGGCGACCGGGCCGGGTTCATCGTCAACGCGCTGCTCTTCCCGTACCTCAACGACGCGGTGAAGATGCTCGAGAGCGGCCAGGCGGACATGACCACGATCGACACCGCGATCAAGGAGCAGGCGGGCTTCCCGATGGGGCCCTTCGAGCTGCTCGACGTCGTCGGCAACGACGTCTCGCTGGCCATCCAGAAGGAGCTGCACGCCGAGTTCAAGCACCCGGGGTTCGCGCCCGCCCCGATGCTGGAGACGGTCGTCGCCGACGGGCACCTGGGTCGCAAGACCCGCCGCGGCTTCCACGACTACTCCTGA
- the nucS gene encoding endonuclease NucS: protein MRLVVATCQVDYAGRLTAHLPMATRVLMLKSDGSVLVHSDGGSYKPLNWMSPPCTVREGTTEVDGEPRLEWTVTGKNGDTLRILIEEVHHESTHELGIDPGLVKDGVEKHLQELLAEHPETLQDGLTLVRREFPTAIGPVDLMCRDRDGLSVAVEIKRRGDIDGVEQLTRYLELLNRDPLLTAKGPVRGVFAAQEIKPQARVLATDRGIACAVVDYDALRGMDDAEHRLF, encoded by the coding sequence GTGAGACTCGTCGTTGCCACCTGCCAGGTCGACTACGCCGGTCGGCTGACCGCCCACCTGCCGATGGCCACCCGGGTCCTGATGCTGAAGTCCGACGGCTCGGTGCTGGTGCACAGCGACGGCGGCTCCTACAAGCCGCTGAACTGGATGTCGCCGCCGTGCACGGTGCGCGAGGGCACCACGGAGGTCGACGGCGAGCCGCGGCTGGAGTGGACGGTGACCGGGAAGAACGGCGACACCCTGCGGATCCTGATCGAGGAGGTGCACCACGAGTCCACCCACGAGCTCGGCATCGACCCCGGCCTGGTCAAGGACGGGGTGGAGAAGCACCTGCAGGAGCTGCTCGCCGAGCACCCGGAGACCCTCCAGGACGGCCTGACCCTGGTACGCCGGGAGTTCCCCACCGCCATCGGTCCGGTGGACCTGATGTGCCGGGACCGGGACGGTCTCAGCGTGGCGGTGGAGATCAAGCGCCGCGGCGACATCGACGGCGTCGAGCAGCTGACCCGCTACCTCGAGCTGCTCAACCGCGACCCTCTGCTCACCGCCAAGGGGCCGGTCCGCGGTGTCTTCGCGGCCCAGGAGATCAAGCCCCAGGCGCGGGTGCTCGCCACCGACCGCGGCATCGCCTGTGCGGTGGTCGACTACGACGCCCTGCGTGGGATGGACGACGCGGAGCACCGGCTCTTCTGA
- a CDS encoding protein meaA, producing the protein MTEPQHAKDRPWVMRTYAGHSTAAASNALYRNNLAKGQTGLSVAFDLPTQTGYDPDSPLSRGEVGKVGVPVPHLGEMRRLFEDIPLTAMNTSMTINATAMWLLAMYQVVAEEQNPELEPTEVAAQLAGTTQNDIIKEYLSRGTYVFGPEHSLRLTADMIAYTVNNIPQWNPINICSYHLQEAGATPAQELAYALCTAIAVLDQVQESGQVSEADFERVVGRISFFVNAGVRFVEETCKMRAFVQLWDEITRERYGVQDPKMRRFRYGVQVNSLGLTEAQPENNVQRIVLEMLGVTLSKNARARAVQLPAWNEALGLPRPWDQQWSLRLQQVLAFESDLLEYEDIFDGSHVIEAKVAELVAGARAEMDRVQAMGGAIAAVESGYMKSELVSAHAARRARIEAGDEVIVGVNKFETTEPSPLTADLDGAIQTADPAAEQAALDSVRAWKAGRDEAEVAEALQRLAADAKTDKNLMEATLAAARAGVTTGEWAGTLREVFGEFRAPTGVTGAVGVAEAGDELTAVRDRVAATGEELGGRLRLLVGKPGLDGHSNGAEQVAVRARDAGFEVVYQGIRLTPEQIVAAAVAEDVHCVGLSILSGSHMELVPAVLEGLREAGLGDLPVIVGGIIPESDGKALISAGVAAVYTPKDFGLTEIMDGIVDVIRRANDLD; encoded by the coding sequence ATGACTGAGCCCCAGCACGCCAAGGACCGTCCCTGGGTGATGCGCACCTACGCCGGCCACTCGACCGCCGCGGCGTCCAACGCGCTCTACCGCAACAACCTGGCGAAGGGTCAGACCGGTCTGTCGGTCGCCTTCGACCTGCCGACCCAGACGGGCTACGACCCGGACTCCCCGCTGAGCCGGGGCGAGGTCGGCAAGGTGGGCGTGCCGGTGCCGCACCTGGGCGAGATGCGGCGCCTGTTCGAGGACATCCCGCTCACCGCGATGAACACCTCGATGACCATCAACGCCACCGCGATGTGGCTGCTGGCGATGTACCAGGTGGTGGCGGAGGAGCAGAACCCCGAGCTCGAGCCCACCGAGGTGGCCGCCCAGCTCGCCGGGACCACCCAGAACGACATCATCAAGGAGTACCTGTCCCGGGGGACCTACGTCTTCGGGCCCGAGCACTCGCTGCGCCTGACGGCGGACATGATCGCCTACACCGTCAACAACATCCCGCAGTGGAACCCGATCAACATCTGCAGCTACCACCTGCAGGAGGCCGGGGCGACGCCGGCGCAGGAGCTGGCGTACGCGTTGTGCACCGCCATCGCCGTCCTCGACCAGGTGCAGGAGAGCGGCCAGGTCTCCGAGGCCGACTTCGAGCGCGTCGTCGGGCGGATCTCCTTCTTCGTCAACGCCGGGGTGCGGTTCGTGGAGGAGACCTGCAAGATGCGGGCCTTCGTCCAGCTCTGGGACGAGATCACCCGGGAGCGCTACGGCGTCCAGGACCCCAAGATGCGGCGCTTCCGCTACGGCGTCCAGGTCAACTCGCTGGGGCTGACCGAGGCCCAGCCGGAGAACAACGTGCAGCGGATCGTGCTGGAGATGCTCGGCGTCACGCTCTCCAAGAACGCCCGCGCCCGGGCCGTGCAGCTGCCGGCCTGGAACGAGGCGCTCGGCCTGCCGCGGCCCTGGGACCAGCAGTGGTCGCTGCGCCTGCAGCAGGTGCTCGCCTTCGAGTCCGACCTGCTGGAGTACGAGGACATCTTCGACGGCAGCCACGTGATCGAGGCGAAGGTCGCCGAGCTGGTCGCCGGTGCCCGGGCCGAGATGGACCGGGTGCAGGCGATGGGCGGCGCCATCGCGGCCGTCGAGTCGGGCTACATGAAGTCCGAGCTGGTCTCGGCACACGCCGCGCGCCGGGCCCGGATCGAGGCCGGCGACGAGGTGATCGTCGGGGTCAACAAGTTCGAGACCACCGAGCCCTCCCCGCTGACCGCGGACCTCGACGGCGCCATCCAGACCGCGGACCCGGCAGCCGAGCAGGCCGCGCTGGACAGCGTGCGGGCGTGGAAGGCGGGGCGCGACGAGGCCGAGGTGGCCGAGGCGCTCCAGCGTCTGGCCGCCGACGCCAAGACCGACAAGAACCTGATGGAGGCCACGCTGGCCGCGGCCCGGGCGGGTGTCACCACGGGGGAGTGGGCGGGCACGCTGCGCGAGGTGTTCGGCGAGTTCCGCGCCCCCACCGGTGTGACCGGGGCCGTCGGCGTGGCCGAGGCGGGCGACGAGCTGACCGCGGTACGCGACCGGGTCGCGGCGACGGGGGAGGAGCTGGGCGGCCGGCTGCGGCTGCTGGTCGGCAAGCCGGGGCTCGACGGTCACAGCAACGGCGCCGAGCAGGTCGCCGTCCGGGCCCGCGACGCGGGGTTCGAGGTGGTCTACCAGGGGATCCGGCTCACCCCGGAGCAGATCGTCGCCGCGGCCGTGGCCGAGGACGTGCACTGCGTGGGGCTCTCGATCCTCTCGGGCTCGCACATGGAGCTGGTCCCGGCCGTGCTCGAGGGGCTGCGCGAGGCCGGCCTCGGCGACCTGCCGGTGATCGTGGGCGGGATCATTCCTGAGTCCGACGGCAAGGCGCTGATCTCCGCGGGTGTTGCGGCGGTCTACACGCCCAAGGACTTCGGGCTCACCGAGATCATGGACGGCATCGTCGACGTGATCCGGCGCGCGAACGACCTGGACTGA
- a CDS encoding STAS domain-containing protein, translating to MEIMAEGATLVLSGDFDVRSTWEVRDAVYRHLEQYRDQDVVVDLSGVRSVDVTALRLLAVATRQAVRDGHRLTLRGCGPAVRRMLHVSRLIRVVEVERGAVTA from the coding sequence ATGGAGATCATGGCGGAGGGTGCGACGCTGGTGCTGAGCGGGGACTTCGACGTACGCAGCACCTGGGAGGTGCGCGACGCGGTGTACCGGCACCTGGAGCAGTACCGGGACCAGGACGTGGTCGTGGACCTCTCCGGCGTCCGCTCGGTGGACGTCACGGCCCTGAGGCTGCTCGCGGTGGCCACGCGCCAGGCGGTCCGGGACGGTCATCGGCTCACGCTGCGCGGGTGCGGTCCCGCGGTCCGGCGGATGCTCCACGTCTCGCGGCTGATCCGGGTCGTGGAGGTCGAGCGGGGCGCGGTCACGGCCTGA
- a CDS encoding cob(I)yrinic acid a,c-diamide adenosyltransferase, protein MVNLTRIYTRTGDAGSTRLGDMSETSKTDLRLAAYADVDEANAAIGVALAAGGLDEPVQRVLTRIQNDLFDVGADFCTPVVPDPEYPPLRIEQEYVDRLEAWCDEFNADLPNLRSFILNGGTPGAAYLHLARTVARRAERSAWAAWAEHEETMNVLAIKYLNRLSDLLFILARHANTAQGDVLWVPGGERD, encoded by the coding sequence ATGGTCAACCTCACCCGCATCTACACCCGCACCGGCGACGCCGGCTCGACCCGTCTCGGAGACATGAGCGAGACCTCCAAGACCGACCTTCGACTGGCGGCGTACGCCGACGTCGACGAGGCGAACGCGGCGATCGGCGTCGCGCTGGCCGCAGGCGGGCTGGACGAGCCCGTCCAGCGGGTGCTGACCCGGATCCAGAACGACCTCTTCGACGTCGGCGCCGACTTCTGCACCCCCGTCGTCCCCGACCCCGAGTACCCGCCGCTGCGCATCGAGCAGGAGTACGTCGACCGCCTGGAGGCGTGGTGCGACGAGTTCAACGCCGACCTGCCCAACCTCCGCTCGTTCATCCTCAACGGGGGCACCCCGGGAGCGGCGTACCTGCACCTGGCCCGCACCGTCGCTCGCCGCGCGGAGCGCTCCGCCTGGGCGGCCTGGGCCGAGCACGAGGAGACGATGAACGTGCTGGCCATCAAGTACCTGAACCGGCTCTCGGACCTGCTCTTCATCCTGGCCCGGCACGCCAACACCGCCCAGGGCGACGTGCTGTGGGTGCCGGGGGGCGAGCGCGACTGA
- a CDS encoding DUF2550 domain-containing protein, whose translation MPAWLVALDVVGVLLLLVLCYGIALVVRRRTLSRHGGTFELSYRARSTDRQGRGWVLGMGRYTGDSLEWFRIFSLSPRPSQVWQRDHISYAGQRRTEGAEQVSLYADHVVVSCSTTQGTVELAMSPSSLMGFQAWLEAGPPGTNWDLRPVR comes from the coding sequence ATGCCGGCCTGGCTCGTGGCGCTGGACGTCGTGGGCGTCCTGCTGCTCCTGGTGCTGTGCTACGGGATCGCGCTGGTGGTGCGACGGCGGACGCTCTCGCGGCACGGAGGCACGTTCGAGCTCAGCTACCGCGCGCGCAGCACGGACCGGCAGGGCCGGGGCTGGGTGCTCGGCATGGGCCGCTACACCGGTGACTCGCTCGAGTGGTTCCGGATCTTCTCCCTCTCGCCGCGTCCCTCTCAGGTCTGGCAGCGCGACCACATCAGCTACGCCGGGCAGCGCCGGACCGAGGGTGCGGAGCAGGTGTCGCTCTACGCCGACCACGTCGTGGTCTCCTGCAGCACCACGCAGGGGACGGTCGAGCTGGCGATGAGCCCCTCGTCCCTCATGGGCTTCCAGGCATGGCTCGAGGCGGGACCGCCCGGGACGAACTGGGACCTCCGGCCGGTCCGCTGA
- a CDS encoding F0F1 ATP synthase subunit epsilon produces MADSLLQVELVAADRLVWSGQAKMVIARTTEGDVGILPSHAPMLALIIEGVVDVQTAEGETWVAAVDSGFLSVADNRVSILSERIELSHEIDLEKARQDYERAKSAGENDDEAAEAVRRAEARIRAVERAS; encoded by the coding sequence ATGGCTGACTCGCTGCTGCAGGTTGAGCTCGTCGCCGCCGACCGCCTCGTGTGGTCGGGCCAGGCGAAGATGGTCATCGCCCGGACCACGGAGGGTGACGTCGGCATCCTGCCGAGCCACGCCCCGATGCTGGCGCTGATCATCGAGGGCGTCGTCGACGTGCAGACCGCCGAGGGAGAGACGTGGGTCGCGGCTGTCGACTCCGGCTTCCTGTCGGTGGCCGACAACCGGGTCTCGATCCTGTCGGAGCGCATCGAGCTCTCCCACGAGATCGACCTGGAGAAGGCACGCCAGGACTACGAGCGGGCCAAGTCCGCCGGCGAGAACGACGACGAGGCGGCCGAGGCCGTGCGTCGCGCCGAGGCTCGGATCCGCGCGGTGGAGAGGGCTTCCTGA
- the atpD gene encoding F0F1 ATP synthase subunit beta yields MTATVEETNATGAAGGIGRISRVIGPVVDIEFPTDAMPAIYNALKVDLTLGDQTQTITLEVAQHIGHGMVRAISMKPTDGLVRGAQVTDTGGPISVPVGDVTLGRVFNTTGDCLNLAEGETLEVKERWGIHRKAPAFDQLESKTQMFETGIKVIDLLTPYVQGGKIGLFGGAGVGKTVLIQEMIARVAKDHGGVSVFAGVGERTREGNDLIVEMEEAGVIGQTALVFGQMDEPPGTRLRVALAALTMAEYFRDVQQQDVLLFIDNIFRFTQAGSEVSTLLGRMPSAVGYQPNLADEMGQLQERITSTRGHSITSMQAIYVPADDYTDPAPATTFAHLDATTELSREIASLGIYPAVDPLTSTSRILDPQYIGKEHYDCAIRIKQILQRNKELQDIIAILGVDELSEEDKVIVSRARRIQRFLSQNTYVAKQFTGIEGSTVPVKDTIEAFNKIADGDYDHVAEQAFFMCGGLDDVEAKWAEIQKNL; encoded by the coding sequence ATGACTGCCACTGTGGAAGAGACGAACGCCACCGGCGCAGCCGGCGGCATCGGACGGATCTCGCGCGTCATCGGCCCGGTCGTGGACATCGAGTTCCCGACCGACGCGATGCCGGCGATCTACAACGCGCTCAAGGTCGACCTGACCCTGGGTGACCAGACCCAGACCATCACCCTCGAGGTCGCTCAGCACATCGGGCACGGCATGGTCCGTGCCATCTCGATGAAGCCGACCGACGGCCTGGTCCGCGGCGCGCAGGTCACCGACACCGGGGGCCCGATCTCGGTCCCCGTCGGCGACGTGACGCTCGGCCGGGTGTTCAACACCACCGGTGACTGCCTGAACCTGGCCGAGGGCGAGACCCTCGAGGTCAAGGAGCGGTGGGGCATCCACCGCAAGGCGCCCGCGTTCGACCAGCTCGAGTCGAAGACCCAGATGTTCGAGACCGGCATCAAGGTCATCGACCTGCTCACCCCGTACGTGCAGGGTGGCAAGATCGGCCTGTTCGGTGGTGCGGGCGTCGGCAAGACCGTCCTCATCCAGGAGATGATCGCCCGCGTCGCCAAGGACCACGGCGGCGTCTCGGTGTTCGCCGGTGTCGGTGAGCGCACCCGTGAGGGCAACGACCTCATCGTCGAGATGGAGGAGGCCGGCGTCATCGGCCAGACCGCCCTCGTCTTCGGCCAGATGGACGAGCCGCCGGGCACGCGTCTGCGGGTCGCCCTCGCCGCGCTGACCATGGCGGAGTACTTCCGCGACGTGCAGCAGCAGGACGTGCTCCTGTTCATCGACAACATCTTCCGGTTCACCCAGGCCGGCTCCGAGGTGTCGACGCTGCTCGGCCGGATGCCGTCCGCGGTGGGCTACCAGCCCAACCTGGCCGACGAGATGGGTCAGCTCCAGGAGCGGATCACCTCGACGCGTGGTCACTCGATCACCTCGATGCAGGCGATCTACGTGCCGGCCGACGACTACACCGACCCGGCGCCGGCGACCACGTTCGCGCACCTGGACGCCACGACCGAGCTCTCCCGTGAGATCGCGTCGCTCGGCATCTACCCGGCCGTGGACCCGCTGACCTCGACGTCGCGGATCCTCGACCCGCAGTACATCGGCAAGGAGCACTACGACTGCGCCATCCGGATCAAGCAGATCCTGCAGCGCAACAAGGAGCTCCAGGACATCATCGCCATCCTCGGTGTCGACGAGCTGTCCGAGGAGGACAAGGTCATCGTGTCCCGGGCGCGCCGCATCCAGCGGTTCCTGTCCCAGAACACCTACGTGGCCAAGCAGTTCACCGGCATCGAGGGCTCGACCGTCCCGGTCAAGGACACCATCGAGGCGTTCAACAAGATCGCCGACGGTGACTACGACCACGTGGCCGAGCAGGCGTTCTTCATGTGCGGCGGTCTCGACGACGTCGAGGCCAAGTGGGCCGAGATCCAGAAGAACCTCTGA
- a CDS encoding F0F1 ATP synthase subunit gamma produces the protein MALSVREYRARIKSTESMKKITRAMELIAASRIIKAQQRAQSAAPYARELTRAVSAVATFSNVDHPLTTEPAEARRAAVLVVTSDRGLAGAYSSNVLKEAERLVERLREEGKEVDLYVTGRKAEGYYKFRQREVAQAWTGFSDQPTYDAAAEIGATLIGAFLNEDPDADGDVAKPVDEVHVVFTRFRSMLIQEPQAVRMLPLEVVEGGEPGSHVELLPLYEFEPSASEVLDALLPRYVQSRIYFALLQAAASELAARQKAMKSATDNADELIKKYKRIANQARQAGITQEISEIVGGVNALADANAGSE, from the coding sequence ATGGCTCTCTCGGTACGCGAGTACCGCGCGCGGATCAAGTCGACGGAGTCGATGAAGAAGATCACGCGTGCCATGGAGCTCATCGCCGCGTCTCGGATCATCAAGGCGCAGCAGCGGGCCCAGTCGGCCGCGCCGTACGCCCGGGAGTTGACTCGTGCGGTCTCGGCGGTGGCGACGTTCTCCAACGTCGACCACCCGCTCACCACCGAGCCGGCGGAGGCCCGGCGGGCTGCGGTGCTGGTCGTGACCAGCGACCGCGGCCTCGCCGGGGCGTACTCCTCCAACGTGCTCAAGGAGGCCGAGCGCCTCGTCGAGCGGCTCCGCGAGGAGGGCAAGGAGGTCGACCTCTACGTCACCGGTCGCAAGGCGGAGGGCTACTACAAGTTCCGCCAGCGTGAGGTGGCGCAGGCCTGGACCGGCTTCTCGGACCAGCCGACCTACGACGCGGCCGCCGAGATCGGCGCCACCCTGATCGGGGCGTTCCTCAACGAGGATCCCGACGCCGACGGGGACGTGGCGAAGCCGGTCGACGAGGTGCACGTGGTCTTCACCCGGTTCCGCTCGATGCTCATCCAGGAGCCGCAGGCCGTGCGCATGCTGCCGCTGGAGGTCGTCGAGGGCGGGGAGCCGGGCTCGCACGTCGAGCTGCTGCCCCTCTACGAGTTCGAGCCCTCGGCCTCGGAGGTGCTGGACGCCCTGCTGCCGCGCTACGTCCAGAGCCGGATCTACTTCGCCCTCCTGCAGGCGGCCGCCTCCGAGCTGGCCGCACGGCAGAAGGCGATGAAGTCGGCGACCGACAACGCGGACGAGCTCATCAAGAAGTACAAGCGAATCGCCAACCAGGCACGCCAGGCTGGCATTACCCAGGAAATCAGCGAGATCGTCGGTGGCGTCAACGCCCTCGCCGACGCCAACGCCGGGAGTGAGTGA